In Streptomyces sp. TS71-3, the following proteins share a genomic window:
- a CDS encoding (2,3-dihydroxybenzoyl)adenylate synthase produces MLHGFTAWPQSLAERYRGAGYWAGRPLDHLLREQAGHAPDRVALVGAGGDRWTYAELDARADRTAAGLRGIGIGPRDRVVVQLPNTADFVVLFFALLRTGAIPVLALPAHRESEIVHIAEVSGATAYAIPDVHDGYDHRLLARALRKAVPSVVHVLVAGEPEEFTPLSAVDGEPMALPAPDPGDVALLLLSGGTTGKPKLIPRTHDDYAYNVRASVEMCGFDASTVYLVVLPTAHNFALACPGLLGALMAGGTVVLAPTPSPEDAFALIERERVTVTAVVPPIALLWLDAVEWEEADLSSLRLLQVGGARLGPEPAGRVESALGCALQQVFGMAEGLLNYTRLDDPGHLVTGTQGRPLSPADEIRVVDEAGREVAPGESGELLTRGPYTLRGYYRAPEHNRRAFTEDGFYRTGDLVRVLPTGHLVVAGRVKDQINRGGDKISAEELENHILAHPSVHDVAVVGVPDDVLGERTCAFLVPRGAPPGRPELVAFLTGRGVAGYKLPDRVEIVESFPRTSVGKIDKKALGQSIAERLRAGRGPVAN; encoded by the coding sequence ATGCTCCACGGTTTCACCGCCTGGCCACAGTCCTTGGCGGAGCGGTACCGCGGTGCCGGGTACTGGGCGGGCCGGCCGCTGGACCATCTGCTGCGCGAGCAGGCCGGGCACGCCCCCGACCGGGTAGCGCTCGTCGGCGCAGGGGGTGACCGCTGGACCTACGCCGAGCTCGACGCGCGTGCGGACCGAACGGCAGCGGGACTGCGCGGGATCGGCATCGGGCCCCGGGACCGTGTCGTGGTCCAGCTCCCCAACACCGCGGATTTCGTGGTGCTGTTCTTCGCGCTGCTGAGGACGGGCGCGATCCCGGTCCTGGCCCTGCCCGCGCACCGCGAGAGCGAGATCGTGCACATCGCCGAGGTGTCGGGGGCGACCGCGTACGCCATCCCCGACGTGCACGACGGATACGACCACCGTCTCCTCGCCAGGGCGCTCCGCAAGGCCGTCCCGTCCGTCGTGCACGTCCTGGTCGCGGGCGAGCCCGAGGAGTTCACACCGCTGTCCGCGGTCGACGGCGAGCCGATGGCGCTGCCCGCGCCCGACCCCGGCGACGTGGCGCTGCTGCTGCTCTCCGGCGGCACCACGGGAAAGCCGAAGCTCATCCCCAGGACCCACGACGACTACGCGTACAACGTCCGGGCGAGCGTCGAGATGTGCGGCTTCGACGCGTCCACCGTGTACCTGGTGGTCCTGCCGACCGCGCACAACTTCGCCCTGGCCTGCCCGGGCCTGCTCGGGGCGCTGATGGCCGGCGGCACGGTGGTGCTGGCACCGACACCGAGCCCCGAGGACGCCTTCGCGCTGATCGAGCGCGAGCGCGTCACGGTCACGGCCGTGGTCCCCCCGATCGCCCTGCTCTGGCTGGACGCGGTGGAGTGGGAGGAGGCCGACCTGTCCTCGCTGCGGCTGCTCCAGGTCGGCGGCGCCAGGCTGGGCCCGGAACCCGCGGGACGGGTCGAGTCGGCCCTCGGCTGCGCGCTCCAGCAGGTGTTCGGCATGGCCGAGGGGCTGCTCAACTACACGCGCCTGGACGACCCCGGGCACCTCGTGACCGGCACGCAGGGACGCCCGCTGTCCCCCGCCGACGAGATCCGGGTGGTCGACGAGGCGGGCCGCGAGGTCGCCCCGGGCGAGAGCGGCGAGCTGCTCACCCGCGGCCCCTACACGCTGCGCGGCTACTACCGGGCGCCCGAGCACAACCGGCGGGCCTTCACCGAGGACGGCTTCTACCGCACCGGGGACCTGGTGCGCGTCCTGCCGACCGGTCACCTGGTCGTGGCGGGCCGGGTGAAGGACCAGATCAACCGGGGCGGTGACAAGATCTCGGCCGAGGAGCTGGAGAACCACATCCTGGCGCACCCCTCAGTGCACGACGTGGCCGTGGTGGGCGTGCCGGACGACGTCCTCGGCGAGCGCACGTGCGCGTTCCTCGTGCCGCGCGGCGCGCCACCTGGACGGCCCGAACTGGTCGCCTTCCTGACCGGGCGCGGAGTCGCCGGCTACAAGCTGCCCGACCGGGTGGAGATCGTCGAGTCCTTCCCGAGGACATCGGTCGGCAAGATCGACAAGAAGGCACTCGGCCAGAGCATCGCCGAACGACTCCGCGCCGGCAGGGGCCCCGTTGCGAACTGA
- a CDS encoding salicylate synthase translates to MLRYASARTEAVGEPLLAAAGLAEAGLFDQYVVYEREGQWWFAGGVLGEVVVGRRFGVRSRWLTEETTEPLGPDPLRQVGERLARMALEGWNAYGWMAFEFSHLYTDRPERAGDADLLHLVVPQAEVRIGGGPALVRSTDPGLVDALVALLSEPVAPSTAEPRPIDVADAGGQYPGLVARAIEEIRTTELQKVIISRPVPVPFPVDFVATYVRGRSSNTPARSFLLDLGGRRVVGFSPETVVEVDADGEVVTQPLAGTRARGLGESEDARLRAELLADPKEISEHVLSVKLAEEEMSTVCRPGTVSVRDLLSVRQRGSVQHLGSTVHGTLDEGATAWDALRAVFPAVTASGIPKSLAYDCITGLEGDARGIYAGAVLRASGDGSLDAALVLRSLFEEPGRAWLRAGAGILAGSTPARELEETCEKLRSVAPYVVPAPDAGSAAAPSSDTRPSAARDEERVCASEK, encoded by the coding sequence TTGCTGCGTTATGCGAGCGCGCGTACGGAAGCGGTCGGGGAGCCCCTCCTCGCGGCGGCCGGACTGGCCGAGGCCGGTCTCTTCGATCAGTACGTGGTGTACGAGCGCGAGGGGCAGTGGTGGTTCGCCGGAGGAGTGCTCGGTGAGGTCGTCGTCGGACGGCGCTTTGGCGTGCGCAGCCGCTGGCTGACCGAGGAGACCACCGAGCCGCTCGGCCCCGACCCGCTCCGCCAGGTCGGCGAGCGGCTGGCCCGGATGGCCCTGGAGGGCTGGAACGCATACGGCTGGATGGCCTTCGAGTTCTCCCACCTCTACACGGACAGACCCGAGCGCGCCGGCGACGCCGATCTGCTGCACCTCGTCGTGCCGCAGGCCGAGGTCCGGATCGGCGGCGGTCCCGCGCTCGTGCGCAGCACGGACCCCGGCCTCGTGGACGCGCTCGTCGCGCTGCTGTCCGAGCCCGTCGCGCCGAGCACGGCCGAGCCGCGCCCGATCGACGTGGCCGACGCAGGCGGGCAGTACCCCGGCCTGGTGGCCCGCGCGATCGAGGAGATCAGGACCACCGAGCTCCAGAAGGTGATCATCTCCCGGCCCGTGCCGGTGCCCTTCCCCGTGGACTTCGTCGCCACGTACGTCCGGGGACGCTCGTCCAACACTCCGGCCAGGTCCTTCCTGCTCGACCTCGGCGGCCGGCGCGTCGTCGGCTTCAGCCCGGAGACGGTCGTGGAGGTCGACGCGGACGGCGAGGTGGTCACCCAGCCACTGGCCGGCACCCGGGCACGCGGACTCGGCGAGAGCGAGGACGCCCGGCTGCGTGCCGAACTCCTCGCCGACCCCAAGGAGATCTCCGAGCACGTGCTCTCCGTCAAGCTGGCCGAGGAGGAGATGTCCACGGTGTGCAGGCCCGGCACGGTCTCGGTGCGCGATCTGCTGAGCGTGCGTCAGCGCGGCAGCGTGCAGCACCTCGGCTCCACCGTGCACGGCACCCTCGACGAGGGCGCCACGGCGTGGGACGCCCTGCGAGCCGTCTTCCCCGCGGTGACCGCCTCCGGCATCCCCAAGTCGCTCGCCTACGACTGCATCACGGGGCTTGAGGGGGACGCCCGGGGCATCTACGCCGGTGCGGTCCTCAGGGCGTCGGGCGACGGGTCCCTCGATGCCGCCCTGGTGCTGCGCAGCCTCTTCGAGGAGCCCGGGAGGGCCTGGCTCCGCGCCGGTGCCGGCATCCTCGCCGGGTCCACGCCGGCCCGTGAGCTGGAGGAGACCTGCGAGAAGCTGCGCAGCGTGGCCCCTTACGTGGTGCCCGCGCCGGACGCCGGGTCCGCGGCCGCCCCGTCTTCGGACACCCGGCCGTCGGCTGCCAGGGACGAGGAGCGGGTGTGCGCCTCGGAGAAGTAG